In Curtobacterium sp. L6-1, a genomic segment contains:
- the glyA gene encoding serine hydroxymethyltransferase, translating to MSITDLSPAAVQSDTARNTFNAPLSEVDPEIAAVLQQELGRQRDYLEMIASENFVPRAVLESQGSVLTNKYAEGYPGKRYYGGCEYVDVAEQLAIDRAKALFGAAYANVQPHSGATANAAVLHAIASAGDTILGLELAHGGHLTHGMKLNFSGRIYNAVSYGVDPETFEVDYDDIRAKAIEHQPKVLIAGWSAYPRQLDFAKFREIADEVGAKLWVDMAHFAGLVAAGLHPSPVPHAHVVSSTVHKTLAGPRSGIILSNDETLFKKLNSAVFPGQQGGPLMHVIAAKATAFLLAGTPEFKDRQERTIRGAKALASRLTQADAKAAGIDVLTGGTDVHLVLVDLRESEVDGKQAEDLLHEVGITVNRNSVPFDPRPPMVTSGVRIGTSALATRGFGDAEFTEVADVIALALMPNPDIAALSARVKALTDAFPLYA from the coding sequence GTGTCCATCACCGATCTCAGCCCCGCCGCGGTCCAGTCCGACACCGCCCGGAACACCTTCAACGCCCCGCTCTCCGAGGTCGACCCGGAGATCGCCGCCGTCCTGCAGCAGGAGCTCGGACGGCAGCGCGACTACCTCGAGATGATCGCGTCCGAGAACTTCGTCCCGCGTGCCGTGCTCGAGTCGCAGGGCTCCGTCCTGACGAACAAGTACGCCGAGGGCTACCCGGGCAAGCGCTACTACGGCGGCTGCGAGTACGTCGACGTCGCCGAGCAGCTCGCCATCGACCGCGCCAAGGCCCTGTTCGGTGCCGCCTACGCGAACGTCCAGCCGCACTCCGGCGCCACGGCGAACGCCGCGGTCCTGCACGCCATCGCCTCCGCCGGGGACACGATCCTCGGCCTCGAGCTCGCGCACGGCGGGCACCTGACCCACGGCATGAAGCTCAACTTCTCCGGCCGCATCTACAACGCGGTCTCCTACGGCGTCGACCCGGAGACCTTCGAGGTCGACTACGACGACATCCGCGCCAAGGCGATCGAGCACCAGCCGAAGGTCCTCATCGCCGGCTGGTCCGCCTACCCCCGCCAGCTCGACTTCGCGAAGTTCCGCGAGATCGCGGACGAGGTCGGCGCGAAGCTCTGGGTCGACATGGCGCACTTCGCCGGTCTCGTCGCCGCGGGTCTGCACCCGTCGCCGGTCCCGCACGCGCACGTCGTGTCGTCGACGGTGCACAAGACGCTCGCCGGTCCCCGCTCGGGCATCATCCTGTCCAACGACGAGACGCTGTTCAAGAAGCTGAACTCGGCCGTGTTCCCGGGGCAGCAGGGCGGCCCGCTCATGCACGTCATCGCGGCGAAGGCCACCGCGTTCCTGCTCGCCGGCACCCCGGAGTTCAAGGACCGCCAGGAGCGCACCATCCGCGGCGCGAAGGCCCTCGCGTCGCGTCTGACGCAGGCGGACGCCAAGGCCGCCGGCATCGACGTCCTGACCGGTGGCACCGACGTGCACCTGGTCCTCGTCGACCTGCGCGAGTCCGAGGTCGACGGCAAGCAGGCCGAGGACCTCCTGCACGAGGTCGGCATCACCGTGAACCGCAACAGCGTGCCGTTCGACCCGCGGCCGCCGATGGTCACCTCGGGTGTCCGCATCGGTACGTCGGCGCTCGCCACCCGCGGGTTCGGCGACGCCGAGTTCACCGAGGTGGCGGACGTCATCGCGCTGGCGCTCATGCCGAACCCCGACATCGCAGCGCTCTCGGCCCGGGTGAAGGCCCTGACCGACGCGTTCCCGCTCTACGCGTGA
- a CDS encoding DUF2017 family protein — protein sequence MIPFVRRADGVHLGLASGERAVLTSLVEQLRQVLDHDLATDPVAVRMFPDAYPEDDAASAEFRRYTQDDLRTAKSANATVVHEWLTGTREGALAASDQQAWLRSLTDLRLTIADRLGIVDRETADNGLDGDDGSVGLRDVYDWLGYVQEHLVVTISSR from the coding sequence GTGATCCCGTTCGTCCGCCGCGCGGACGGCGTGCACCTCGGGCTGGCCTCCGGCGAGCGCGCGGTCCTGACGTCCCTGGTCGAGCAGCTGCGCCAGGTCCTCGACCACGACCTGGCGACCGACCCGGTGGCGGTCCGCATGTTCCCGGACGCCTACCCCGAGGACGACGCGGCGAGCGCCGAGTTCCGCCGCTACACGCAGGACGACCTGCGCACGGCGAAGTCCGCGAACGCGACGGTCGTGCACGAGTGGCTCACCGGCACCCGCGAGGGTGCCCTGGCGGCGTCGGACCAGCAGGCGTGGCTCCGCAGCCTGACGGACCTGCGGCTCACGATCGCCGACCGCCTGGGGATCGTCGACCGCGAGACGGCCGACAACGGGCTGGACGGCGACGACGGCAGCGTCGGCCTGCGCGACGTCTACGACTGGCTCGGGTACGTGCAGGAGCACCTGGTCGTCACGATCTCGTCGCGCTGA
- the clpS gene encoding ATP-dependent Clp protease adapter ClpS, translating into MTMLSPDVDERTSVRADVPWTTVVWDDPVNLMSYVTYVFESYFGFPRAKAERLMHQVDADGRAVVATGHREEMERHVEAMHGYGLQATVDRAPAA; encoded by the coding sequence ATGACCATGCTGAGTCCGGACGTCGACGAGCGGACCTCGGTGCGCGCCGACGTGCCGTGGACCACCGTGGTGTGGGACGACCCGGTCAACCTGATGTCGTACGTCACCTACGTCTTCGAGTCGTACTTCGGCTTCCCGCGTGCGAAGGCCGAGCGTCTCATGCACCAGGTCGACGCGGACGGTCGGGCGGTCGTCGCCACCGGCCACCGAGAGGAGATGGAGCGCCACGTCGAGGCGATGCACGGCTACGGCCTGCAGGCCACCGTCGACCGGGCGCCGGCAGCATGA
- the galT gene encoding galactose-1-phosphate uridylyltransferase yields the protein MITKRATTLADGRDLFYFDDADSTLPAERSIDERVLDPRPETARMRQDVLTGEWVSIASSRQNRVFLPPADQDPLAPQTAANPSEIPSRYDVAVFENRSPSFGPVLEADDAPESLASLSDVGLNRQLRSVGRCEVVCFSPETSGSFASISESRARTVVEAWADRTAALSAMPGIQQVFPFENRGEAIGVTLHHPHGQIYAYPYVTPRTQRLLASIERFGPDLFEQHLANERASERVVLAGEHFTAFVPFAARWPIEVHMLPHRHVPDFAGLTDAEKDELAHMHLRLTRGLDALYGDPTPYIAAWHQAPVHTARDTVRLMLQITSPRRAADKLKFLAGSEAAMGAWIGDLVPEKAAEFIRGGIERA from the coding sequence GTGATCACGAAACGTGCGACGACGCTCGCGGACGGCCGCGACCTCTTCTACTTCGACGACGCGGACTCCACGCTCCCCGCCGAGCGGAGCATCGACGAGCGGGTGCTCGACCCCCGGCCGGAGACGGCGCGGATGCGGCAGGACGTCCTGACCGGTGAGTGGGTGTCCATCGCCAGCTCGCGGCAGAACCGTGTGTTCCTGCCGCCCGCCGACCAGGACCCGCTCGCGCCGCAGACGGCCGCGAACCCCTCTGAGATCCCGAGCCGCTACGACGTCGCCGTGTTCGAGAACCGGTCCCCGTCGTTCGGCCCGGTGCTCGAGGCCGACGACGCCCCCGAGTCGCTCGCGTCCCTGTCCGACGTCGGGCTGAACCGCCAGCTCCGGAGCGTCGGCCGCTGCGAGGTCGTGTGCTTCTCCCCCGAGACGAGCGGCTCCTTCGCGTCGATCTCCGAGTCGCGCGCCCGCACCGTCGTCGAGGCGTGGGCCGACCGGACCGCCGCGCTCTCCGCGATGCCCGGCATCCAGCAGGTGTTCCCCTTCGAGAACCGCGGCGAGGCCATCGGCGTCACGCTGCACCACCCACACGGGCAGATCTACGCCTACCCGTACGTCACGCCCCGGACGCAGCGCCTGCTCGCGTCGATCGAGCGCTTCGGCCCGGACCTGTTCGAGCAGCACCTCGCGAACGAGCGCGCGTCGGAGCGGGTCGTCCTCGCCGGCGAGCACTTCACCGCCTTCGTGCCGTTCGCCGCGCGCTGGCCGATCGAGGTCCACATGCTGCCGCACCGCCACGTACCGGACTTCGCGGGCCTGACCGACGCCGAGAAGGACGAACTCGCGCACATGCACCTGCGGCTGACGCGTGGCCTCGACGCGCTCTACGGCGACCCGACGCCCTACATCGCGGCGTGGCACCAGGCCCCCGTGCACACCGCGCGGGACACCGTGCGGCTGATGCTGCAGATCACCTCGCCGCGTCGTGCGGCGGACAAGTTGAAGTTCCTGGCCGGCAGTGAGGCCGCGATGGGCGCGTGGATCGGGGACCTGGTCCCCGAGAAGGCGGCCGAGTTCATCCGAGGAGGGATCGAACGAGCATGA
- a CDS encoding DNA-directed RNA polymerase subunit beta — translation MPREHHRPVQFTDAEFAALQGGEDPALVNRVAHDTANALLHRVRQDPDPQVVERLVTYTDVHGIEAIAELWARVGPHTLPGALWRIYLVRTVIRQNPEEIAYLFERGTALIGTIDQAVAGAEEPTGPAEILTLSDRILHGLYTGDFAVALERGAAFARLTAAGATSVADDADLTAAERASALTTRAYRLAELAEDLSAAAALWRRESLD, via the coding sequence GTGCCTCGCGAACACCACCGTCCCGTCCAGTTCACCGATGCCGAGTTCGCCGCGCTCCAGGGCGGTGAGGACCCGGCCCTGGTGAACCGCGTCGCGCACGACACCGCGAACGCCCTGCTCCACCGCGTGCGCCAGGACCCGGACCCTCAGGTCGTCGAGCGTCTGGTCACCTACACGGACGTGCACGGCATCGAGGCGATCGCCGAGCTCTGGGCGCGGGTCGGTCCGCACACCCTGCCGGGAGCGCTCTGGCGCATCTACCTGGTTCGCACGGTCATCCGGCAGAACCCGGAGGAGATCGCGTACCTGTTCGAGCGCGGGACGGCGCTCATCGGGACGATCGACCAGGCGGTCGCGGGTGCCGAGGAGCCGACCGGACCGGCAGAGATCCTCACGCTGTCCGACCGGATCCTGCACGGCTTGTACACGGGTGACTTCGCGGTGGCGCTCGAGCGTGGTGCCGCGTTCGCGCGCCTCACGGCTGCGGGCGCGACCTCGGTGGCGGACGACGCCGACCTGACGGCGGCGGAGCGGGCCTCCGCCCTGACGACCCGTGCCTACCGGTTGGCGGAGTTGGCGGAGGACCTGTCGGCCGCTGCGGCGCTCTGGCGCCGCGAGAGCCTGGACTGA
- a CDS encoding TetR/AcrR family transcriptional regulator: MPSATMDSAQHDDVSTRLQIVDAMIRVLHELPLHEVTPARVAEEANLDLGTMTSSFPSWDGLLLASIDRWNDERTTPLMPIAPEQGTIRFLRAIVMKNIENPSLMRFLTATLNIAASPNHPLAPMLHSRWRRFQGFVQQSLAQDVAVGREPHTMEPARGAEQLIATYEGLQLQSMVRPEMDLLESFDRAVTRLREGWSRAYVPPVWDLSHAS; the protein is encoded by the coding sequence ATGCCCAGCGCCACCATGGACTCCGCACAGCACGACGACGTCTCCACCCGCCTGCAGATCGTCGATGCGATGATCCGCGTGCTCCACGAACTGCCCCTGCACGAAGTCACGCCAGCCCGCGTCGCCGAGGAGGCGAACCTGGACCTCGGCACGATGACGTCCTCGTTCCCGAGCTGGGACGGTCTGCTCCTCGCCAGCATCGACCGCTGGAACGACGAGCGAACGACGCCCCTCATGCCGATCGCCCCCGAGCAGGGCACGATCCGCTTCCTCCGCGCCATCGTCATGAAGAACATCGAGAACCCGTCGCTGATGCGGTTCCTCACGGCGACGCTGAACATCGCCGCTTCGCCGAACCACCCCCTCGCGCCGATGCTGCACAGCCGCTGGCGTCGGTTCCAGGGCTTCGTGCAGCAGTCGCTCGCGCAGGACGTCGCCGTCGGCCGTGAACCGCACACGATGGAGCCGGCCCGCGGCGCCGAGCAGCTGATCGCCACGTACGAGGGCCTGCAGTTGCAGTCGATGGTCCGACCGGAGATGGACCTGCTCGAGTCGTTCGACCGCGCCGTCACCCGCCTGCGCGAGGGCTGGTCCCGCGCGTACGTGCCGCCGGTGTGGGACCTGTCGCACGCGAGCTAG
- a CDS encoding NmrA family NAD(P)-binding protein, with product MTDTIAVTGATGDVGGKTVEMLHAAGADVRAVVRRPDQVRAFRDRGIDARLADLGDGAALTAALDGVDQLFVVTAATERQAEHGIVAVHAARAAGVRAVVHLSGGDAAEHSPMPWAAAVWRIDRAVRASGLEWTILHPSGFMTNLVSSGPAIRRGVFPQTMGDGVIGWIDTADIARVASAVLRDGVHHGAEPVLTGPELLDGRGVARELTTGLGRTVRYLHLPSRVFGGALRLTGMSAWQAEGLRQQFGRVARRGLDGVDQHTDEVERIAGTPATSLADWARAHRRELLGR from the coding sequence ATGACCGACACCATCGCCGTGACCGGTGCGACCGGCGACGTCGGCGGCAAGACCGTCGAGATGCTGCACGCGGCGGGAGCGGACGTCCGCGCGGTCGTCCGCCGCCCCGACCAGGTCCGGGCGTTCCGCGACCGGGGCATCGACGCCCGCCTCGCCGACCTGGGCGACGGGGCAGCGCTCACCGCCGCGCTCGACGGCGTCGACCAGCTGTTCGTCGTGACCGCCGCCACCGAACGCCAGGCCGAGCACGGCATCGTCGCGGTCCACGCCGCACGGGCCGCCGGTGTCCGCGCGGTCGTGCACCTGTCCGGCGGGGACGCGGCCGAGCACTCGCCGATGCCCTGGGCCGCCGCCGTCTGGCGCATCGACCGCGCCGTCCGTGCCAGCGGCCTCGAGTGGACGATCCTGCACCCGTCCGGGTTCATGACGAACCTGGTGTCCTCCGGCCCGGCGATCCGCCGCGGGGTGTTCCCGCAGACGATGGGCGACGGGGTGATCGGGTGGATCGACACCGCCGACATCGCCCGGGTCGCGAGCGCCGTGCTGCGGGACGGCGTCCACCACGGCGCGGAGCCCGTGCTGACCGGGCCCGAGCTGCTCGACGGCCGCGGGGTGGCCCGGGAGCTCACGACCGGTCTCGGGCGGACCGTGCGGTACCTGCACCTGCCGAGCCGGGTGTTCGGCGGCGCGCTCCGGCTCACCGGGATGTCCGCGTGGCAGGCCGAGGGGCTCCGGCAGCAGTTCGGCCGCGTCGCCCGGCGGGGCCTCGACGGCGTGGACCAGCACACCGACGAGGTCGAGCGGATCGCCGGTACGCCGGCGACGTCGCTTGCCGACTGGGCGCGGGCCCACCGGCGGGAGCTGCTCGGGCGCTGA
- a CDS encoding tetrahydrofolate dehydrogenase/cyclohydrolase catalytic domain-containing protein, producing MPRARWAGEGSAVRIDGTALAARTLDDLKVRIDRLHDHGFRPGLGTIMVGQNAGSVSYVAGKHKDSAQIGLDSVRIDLPETASAADIRGAILQMNDDPRVTAFIVQLPLPQGIDPIPMLELMNPAKDADGLHPTNLGELVLAVPGGAGTIDAPLPCTPRGIVAMLEAYDVPIRGQHVTIIGQGLTVGRPLGLLLTRLEATATLTHSLTEDVAAECRRADIIVAAAGVAGLVQPDWVKPGAAVIDVGISRIVDESTGKAKLRGDVDPAVASVAGFLSPTPGGVGPMTRAMLMKNVVEAAERHLR from the coding sequence CTGCCGCGCGCGCGCTGGGCGGGTGAGGGCAGTGCCGTCCGCATCGACGGCACCGCCCTCGCCGCCCGCACGCTCGACGACCTGAAGGTCCGCATCGACCGCCTGCACGACCACGGGTTCCGCCCCGGGCTCGGCACGATCATGGTCGGGCAGAACGCGGGCTCCGTGTCGTACGTCGCCGGCAAGCACAAGGACTCGGCGCAGATCGGGCTCGACTCGGTCCGCATCGACCTGCCCGAGACCGCCAGCGCCGCGGACATCCGGGGCGCGATCCTGCAGATGAACGACGACCCCCGGGTTACCGCGTTCATCGTGCAGCTCCCGCTGCCGCAGGGCATCGACCCCATCCCGATGCTCGAGCTGATGAACCCCGCGAAGGACGCCGACGGTCTGCACCCGACGAACCTCGGGGAGCTCGTGCTCGCCGTGCCCGGTGGAGCCGGCACGATCGACGCCCCGCTGCCGTGCACCCCGCGCGGCATCGTCGCGATGCTCGAGGCGTACGACGTCCCGATCCGGGGCCAGCACGTCACGATCATCGGGCAGGGTCTGACGGTCGGGCGTCCGCTCGGCCTGCTGCTCACCCGCCTCGAGGCCACCGCCACCCTGACGCACTCCCTGACCGAGGACGTCGCGGCCGAGTGCCGTCGCGCCGACATCATCGTCGCTGCCGCGGGGGTCGCCGGGCTCGTGCAGCCGGACTGGGTCAAGCCGGGTGCCGCGGTCATCGACGTGGGCATCAGCCGCATCGTCGACGAGTCGACCGGCAAGGCGAAGCTCCGCGGGGACGTCGACCCCGCGGTCGCGTCCGTCGCCGGGTTCCTGTCGCCCACGCCCGGAGGCGTCGGGCCCATGACCCGGGCGATGCTCATGAAGAACGTCGTCGAGGCCGCCGAGCGGCACCTGCGGTAG
- the galK gene encoding galactokinase: MTFQQVYGYEPAVRYSAPGRVNLIGEHTDYNDGYVLPFAIDRRTTASIAPREDRLLRVASAFEPDAVHELSLDALSPEGMDGWSSYVFGIAWALREQAGVSLDGRTGFDVFIDSDVPVGAGLSSSAAIECGIALALSDLWDLGLDRKALARVGQYSENHAVGAPTGIMDQSASLLGEQDAVVFLDCRTLDTAVVDLALEANGLEVLVIDTRVEHAHATGGYKARRDSCERGAQVLGVSALRDVTVEDLPRAQELLDDETFRRVRHIVTEDQRVLDTVRTLREQGPRAIGDLLVASHASMRDDFEISVPELDLAVETAMQHGAVGARMTGGGFGGAAIALVDLEARDTIAAAVTAAFAEAGYREPTVFTVHAAQGARRD, encoded by the coding sequence ATGACGTTCCAGCAGGTCTACGGGTACGAGCCGGCGGTGCGGTACTCCGCCCCCGGTCGCGTCAACCTGATCGGCGAGCACACCGACTACAACGACGGGTACGTGCTGCCCTTCGCGATCGACCGGCGCACGACGGCCTCGATCGCTCCGCGCGAGGACCGCCTCCTCCGGGTCGCGTCCGCCTTCGAGCCGGACGCCGTCCACGAGCTCTCGCTCGACGCGCTGTCGCCCGAGGGCATGGACGGCTGGTCGTCGTACGTCTTCGGCATCGCCTGGGCACTCCGCGAGCAAGCCGGCGTCTCGCTCGACGGCCGGACCGGGTTCGACGTGTTCATCGACTCCGACGTCCCCGTCGGTGCCGGGCTCTCCTCGAGCGCGGCGATCGAGTGCGGCATCGCGCTCGCGCTGAGCGACCTGTGGGACCTCGGACTCGACCGCAAGGCGCTGGCCCGGGTCGGCCAGTACTCCGAGAACCACGCCGTCGGCGCACCGACCGGGATCATGGACCAGTCCGCCTCACTGCTCGGCGAGCAGGACGCGGTCGTGTTCCTCGACTGCCGCACGCTCGACACCGCCGTCGTCGACCTGGCGCTCGAGGCGAACGGCCTCGAGGTCCTCGTCATCGACACCCGCGTCGAACACGCCCACGCGACCGGCGGGTACAAGGCCCGCCGTGACTCGTGCGAGCGCGGCGCGCAGGTGCTGGGCGTCTCCGCCCTCCGCGACGTCACGGTCGAGGACCTGCCCCGCGCCCAGGAGCTGCTCGACGACGAGACCTTCCGTCGCGTCCGGCACATCGTGACCGAGGACCAGCGCGTCCTCGACACCGTCCGCACGCTCCGCGAACAGGGACCGCGCGCGATCGGCGACCTGCTCGTCGCCTCCCACGCGTCGATGCGCGACGACTTCGAGATCTCGGTGCCGGAGCTCGACCTCGCCGTCGAGACCGCGATGCAGCACGGCGCCGTGGGCGCCCGCATGACCGGTGGCGGCTTCGGCGGTGCCGCGATCGCGCTGGTCGACCTGGAGGCACGTGACACGATCGCCGCGGCCGTCACCGCCGCCTTCGCCGAGGCCGGGTACCGCGAGCCCACCGTGTTCACGGTGCACGCGGCGCAGGGCGCCCGGCGCGACTGA
- a CDS encoding aldose 1-epimerase family protein codes for MSTAAPTGGQYHLRHAGPDGVVEAVVTEVAAGIRELRVAGFDLTEPFPASEAPAGANGIVLAPWPNRVAGGAWQLDGKTQQLDVSEPKYGNASHGLLRFAPYRVVGQTESAVEQQATIHPQHGWPFTLETRVHHELVDDGIRITHTITNRSGRPAPFAVGAHPYLRAGDTPAEDLTIRLDAATAFTVDDRKIPDGTRPVEGTDVDLRQGRRAGDADLDTAYTDVAPDAEGIRRTTLHGPEGDGVELWQDESFPYVQVFTSREFPRGDGKGLAVAVEPMTAPADALNSGEGLRWLEADETWTGSWGIRRVWS; via the coding sequence ATGAGCACAGCGGCACCCACCGGCGGCCAGTACCACCTGCGGCACGCGGGACCCGACGGCGTCGTCGAGGCCGTCGTCACCGAGGTGGCGGCCGGCATCCGGGAGCTCCGGGTCGCGGGCTTCGACCTCACCGAGCCCTTCCCGGCCAGCGAGGCACCCGCTGGGGCGAACGGCATCGTGCTCGCGCCGTGGCCGAACCGCGTCGCCGGAGGTGCCTGGCAGCTCGACGGGAAGACGCAGCAGCTCGACGTCTCGGAGCCGAAGTACGGCAACGCCTCGCACGGGCTGCTGCGGTTCGCGCCCTACCGTGTCGTCGGCCAGACGGAGTCAGCGGTCGAGCAGCAGGCGACGATCCACCCGCAGCACGGCTGGCCGTTCACCCTCGAGACGCGGGTGCACCACGAGCTCGTCGACGACGGCATCCGGATCACCCACACCATCACGAACCGCTCGGGCCGACCGGCACCGTTCGCCGTCGGGGCGCACCCGTACCTGCGGGCCGGCGACACCCCGGCCGAGGACCTGACGATCCGGCTCGACGCCGCCACCGCGTTCACCGTCGACGACCGGAAGATCCCCGACGGCACGCGGCCGGTCGAGGGCACCGACGTCGACCTGCGCCAGGGACGGCGGGCCGGCGACGCGGACCTCGACACGGCCTACACGGACGTCGCGCCGGACGCCGAGGGCATCCGCCGCACGACGCTGCACGGGCCGGAGGGCGACGGGGTCGAGCTGTGGCAGGACGAGTCGTTCCCGTACGTGCAGGTCTTCACGTCACGCGAGTTCCCCCGCGGGGACGGCAAGGGGCTGGCGGTCGCCGTCGAGCCGATGACCGCTCCGGCGGACGCGCTCAACTCCGGGGAGGGTCTGCGCTGGCTCGAGGCCGACGAGACCTGGACCGGCTCGTGGGGGATCCGCCGCGTCTGGTCGTGA
- a CDS encoding MarR family winged helix-turn-helix transcriptional regulator, which produces MPREFAATRDDVDAIAAWTVIRAARALARRLATELEPLDLTPVEFGVLVQLAAADGLSQAELARAVGVRPQSMTSLVTGLHDRGLLDRGTERGRGRQSRIHLTGAGRDLLGRAYPLVHASNRWFGDDPAQSDALVATLRPLLGDTAGSADTVP; this is translated from the coding sequence GTGCCCCGGGAGTTCGCAGCGACGCGAGACGACGTCGACGCCATCGCCGCGTGGACCGTCATCCGGGCGGCCCGTGCACTCGCCCGACGCCTGGCGACGGAACTGGAACCCCTCGACCTCACCCCGGTGGAGTTCGGGGTCCTCGTGCAGCTCGCCGCGGCGGACGGCCTGAGCCAGGCGGAGCTCGCGCGCGCGGTCGGCGTCCGCCCCCAGAGCATGACGTCCCTCGTGACCGGGCTGCACGACCGCGGGCTCCTCGACCGCGGGACGGAACGCGGGCGCGGCCGTCAGTCGCGGATCCACCTCACCGGTGCCGGTCGCGACCTGCTCGGCCGCGCGTACCCGCTCGTCCACGCGAGCAACCGGTGGTTCGGCGACGACCCGGCGCAGAGCGACGCCCTCGTCGCGACCCTCCGGCCCCTGCTCGGCGACACCGCGGGGTCGGCGGACACCGTCCCCTGA
- a CDS encoding sigma-70 family RNA polymerase sigma factor translates to MLTLVEGDMDGWTPAAPEPVSADDLLTRVANGDQAAFSDLYDELSGRVLGLVTRLLKDRAQSEEVTQEVFLEVWQQAARFDQARGSAASWVLTMAHRRAVDRVRASQSSRDRDTKIGIRDFETDFDSVSESVEIRLEHERVSRALSRLTEFQRQAVQLAYYGGFSHSEMAERLGVPIGTVKTRLRDGMIRLRDEMGVTS, encoded by the coding sequence ATGCTCACTCTCGTGGAAGGCGACATGGATGGTTGGACTCCCGCCGCCCCGGAACCGGTGTCGGCGGACGACCTGCTCACCCGGGTCGCGAACGGCGACCAGGCTGCGTTCTCCGACCTGTACGACGAGCTCTCCGGCCGGGTCCTCGGACTCGTGACGCGGCTCCTCAAGGACCGGGCGCAGTCGGAAGAGGTCACACAAGAGGTGTTCCTCGAGGTCTGGCAGCAGGCCGCCCGCTTCGACCAGGCCCGCGGCAGCGCCGCCAGCTGGGTGCTGACCATGGCACACCGCCGGGCCGTCGACCGGGTGCGGGCATCGCAGTCCTCCCGCGACCGCGACACGAAGATCGGCATCCGCGACTTCGAGACGGACTTCGACTCCGTCTCCGAGTCGGTCGAGATCCGACTCGAACACGAACGCGTCAGCCGGGCACTGTCCCGTCTCACCGAGTTCCAGCGCCAGGCTGTGCAGCTCGCCTACTACGGCGGCTTCTCGCACAGTGAGATGGCCGAACGACTCGGGGTGCCGATCGGCACCGTCAAGACCCGTCTCCGTGACGGGATGATCCGACTCCGCGACGAGATGGGGGTGACATCATGA
- a CDS encoding DeoR/GlpR family DNA-binding transcription regulator, translating into MTDDEPPVLPALLRQDRIVALVDGAPGMVRTAALAAAVGTSEVTVRQDLAALDREARIRRVHGGAVRLGVGSRERPLEETAVENSTAKAAIGRAAADLVRSGQCIVLDVGTTPAAVAEALVAREDLVDVTVVTNSLTTALALERAVPRFTVVVTGGTLRPLQHSLVAPFNATVLPMLSADLVFLGGTGLDVDHGLTNVNLPETEAKRVLAAAGRRTVVVADGSKFGRADIGVVSTLQDVDVVVTAGVSPDAVDPIRAAGVQVVVADGPAGTTRTSERNQHP; encoded by the coding sequence GTGACCGATGACGAGCCTCCCGTCCTGCCGGCCCTGCTGCGGCAGGACCGCATCGTCGCGCTCGTCGACGGGGCGCCCGGCATGGTCCGCACGGCGGCCCTGGCCGCCGCCGTCGGCACGAGCGAGGTGACGGTCCGTCAGGACCTCGCCGCCCTCGACCGGGAGGCCCGCATCCGTCGGGTGCACGGCGGCGCGGTCCGCCTCGGGGTCGGGTCGCGCGAACGTCCGCTCGAGGAGACCGCCGTCGAGAACAGCACCGCCAAGGCTGCGATCGGCCGGGCCGCGGCCGACCTCGTGCGCTCCGGCCAGTGCATCGTGCTCGACGTCGGGACCACCCCTGCCGCCGTCGCCGAGGCGCTCGTCGCCCGCGAGGACCTGGTCGACGTCACCGTCGTCACGAACTCCCTGACGACCGCGCTCGCCCTCGAACGCGCCGTCCCGCGCTTCACGGTCGTCGTCACCGGGGGCACGCTCCGGCCGCTGCAGCACTCGCTCGTGGCGCCGTTCAACGCCACTGTGCTGCCGATGCTCTCCGCCGACCTGGTGTTCCTCGGCGGCACCGGCCTGGACGTCGACCACGGACTGACGAACGTGAACCTGCCCGAGACCGAGGCCAAGCGGGTCCTCGCGGCGGCGGGCAGGCGTACCGTCGTGGTCGCGGACGGGTCGAAGTTCGGCCGGGCCGACATCGGCGTGGTGAGCACGCTGCAGGACGTCGACGTCGTCGTCACCGCGGGCGTCAGCCCGGACGCGGTCGACCCGATCCGGGCCGCCGGGGTCCAGGTCGTCGTCGCGGACGGACCAGCGGGCACGACCCGCACATCGGAGAGGAACCAGCACCCATGA